One stretch of Arachis duranensis cultivar V14167 chromosome 1, aradu.V14167.gnm2.J7QH, whole genome shotgun sequence DNA includes these proteins:
- the LOC107484995 gene encoding uncharacterized protein LOC107484995, translating to MLRLEQKWRSQLPTQSGGLKRTKVSAIGAYSSSSNQETPLADEPGVDSPVRPQGSKKSKRKGKGKAQMSEDFSKKKSSVIKKLSPMEDIKNVREKELIDREKEREEEREHRAKIMAIKEKELQIQAAMKKQELQTQRYLKEMEINAKEREMERKAKERERKMDMQILNADTSTMSEKRRAFHKIACEKIIAKWFT from the coding sequence ATGCTTAGGTTGGAGCAAAAATGGAGAAGCCAACTACCTACACAGAGTGGCGGCTTAAAGAGAACCAAGGTTAGTGCAATTGGAGCATACTCATCCTCATCAAACCAAGAAACACCATTGGCTGACGAACCCGGTGTGGACTCTCCCGTTCGCCCACAaggatcaaagaagagcaagcgAAAAGGTAAGGGAAAAGCACAAATGTCTGAAGATTTTAGCAAAAAGAAATCATcggttattaaaaaattatctcccATGGAAGATATTAAGAATGTTAGAGAAAAAGAACTAATAGatagggaaaaagaaagagaagaggagagGGAACATAGAGCAAAGATTATGGCAATCAAAGAAAAGGAGTTACAAATTCAAGCGGCAATGAAAAAACAAGAATTACAAACTCAGAGGTATCTTAAAGAAATGGAGATAAATGCAAAAGAAAGGGAAATGGAAAGGAAGGCCAaggaaagagaaaggaaaatggATATGCAAATACTTAATGCTGACACGTCTACAATGAGTGAAAAACGACGAGCTTTTCATAAAATTGCATGTGAGAAAATAATCGCCAAGTGGTTTACTTAA
- the LOC107484840 gene encoding protein METABOLIC NETWORK MODULATOR 1 isoform X2, which yields MDQQNQNSTPDGSGDVPLKRKRGRPRKYPRPDSEDGSYISHSYRQKLNSVSGEPAVVHPGYQGANGNQHFQRNQENDAMIGQAVSGVIEAVFDSGYLLSVRVGDSDTTLRGLVFKPGRYVPISSENDVAPGVPMIRRDEVPIPSGTAQFQNPLPKERNEQHANINRNEIHAMNGSPSLPLVPRPATGSSNSVVTLGKNVPTVAGQTTTQISGRNIIPALLQPADFSNGLPVSTPPSQVMAQVSVGSGASVSKEISAPDGNQALTSQTSQNILSSSMQCEAVPHHQSSNLPNEELKSMSVPNAPFEQLVTEVVKRIEAPSDAMDIDTDNSKSDDKTQLKEPSCRQEEKVNDMNQPVLIKPLEDVQSHPQKNSASAPQPSDFTKTGKMTELLQENKPENQASKQRSYTNWMM from the exons ATGGATCAGCAAAACCAAAATAGCACTCCAGATGGTTCTGGTGATGTGCCTTTGAAGCGCAAACGTGGTCGTCCAAGGAAGTACCCACGACCAGATTCAGAAGACGGTTCCTATATTTCACATAGTTACAGGCAAAAGCTGAATTCTGTCAGCGGTGAGCCAGCGGTAGTACATCCTGGATATCAAGGGGCTAATGGAAATCAACACTTTCAAAGGAATCAAGAAAATGATGCCATGATTGGCCAGGCAGTTTCCGGTGTAATTGAGGCAGTATTTGATTCTGGATATCTGCTCAGTGTAAGAGTTGGTGATTCTGATACTACTTTGAGGGGATTAGTCTTCAAGCCTGGACGATACGTTCCTATCTCTTCTGAAAATGATGTTGCTCCAGGTGTTCCAATGATCCGAAGAGATGAGGTTCCCATTCCTTCTGGAACTGCTCAGTTTCAGAATCCTCTCCCAAAGGAAAGGAATGAACAGCATGCAAACATTAATAGAAATGAAATTCATGCAATGAATGGGTCACCGTCACTCCCTCTTGTACCTAGACCGGCAACTGGTTCTAGTAATTCGGTTGTCACTTTAGGAAAGAATGTACCTACTGTGGCAGGTCAAACTACTACTCAAATATCCGGACGTAATATAATCCCTGCTTTGCTCCAACCTGCCGATTTTTCAAATGGGTTGCCAGTTTCAACTCCACCGTCTCAAGTTATGGCCCAAGTTTCTGTAGGAAGTGGAGCAAGTGTTAGCAAAGAAATTTCAGCACCTGATGGAAATCAAGCACTTACCTCTCAAACTAGCCAGAACATCTTGTCGAGCAGCATGCAGTGCGAAGCCGTTCCACACCATCAGTCTTCTAATCTGCCAAATGAAGAACTGAAATCAATGAGTGTGCCTAACGCACCCTTTGAGCAGTTGGTCACTGAGGTTGTCAAGAGGATCGAAGCTCCATCAGATGCCATGGATATTGACACTGACAACAGTAAGTCAGATGACAAGACGCAACTGAAGGAACCAAGCTGTagacaagaagaaaaagtcaaTGACATGAATCAACCCGTTTTAATTAAGCCTCTAGAAGATGTACAATCTCATCCTCAGAAAAATTCTGCATCTGCTCCCCAACCTTCTGACTTTACCAAGACTGGCAAAATGACCGAGTTATTGCAG GAGAACAAACCGGAGAATCAGGCATCCAAGCAGCGGAGCTATACCAATTGGATGATGTAA
- the LOC107484840 gene encoding protein METABOLIC NETWORK MODULATOR 1 isoform X1 — MDQQNQNSTPDGSGDVPLKRKRGRPRKYPRPDSEDGSYISHSYRQKLNSVSGEPAVVHPGYQGANGNQHFQRNQENDAMIGQAVSGVIEAVFDSGYLLSVRVGDSDTTLRGLVFKPGRYVPISSENDVAPGVPMIRRDEVPIPSGTAQFQNPLPKERNEQHANINRNEIHAMNGSPSLPLVPRPATGSSNSVVTLGKNVPTVAGQTTTQISGRNIIPALLQPADFSNGLPVSTPPSQVMAQVSVGSGASVSKEISAPDGNQALTSQTSQNILSSSMQCEAVPHHQSSNLPNEELKSMSVPNAPFEQLVTEVVKRIEAPSDAMDIDTDNSKSDDKTQLKEPSCRQEEKVNDMNQPVLIKPLEDVQSHPQKNSASAPQPSDFTKTGKMTELLQMLQENKPENQASKQRSYTNWMM, encoded by the exons ATGGATCAGCAAAACCAAAATAGCACTCCAGATGGTTCTGGTGATGTGCCTTTGAAGCGCAAACGTGGTCGTCCAAGGAAGTACCCACGACCAGATTCAGAAGACGGTTCCTATATTTCACATAGTTACAGGCAAAAGCTGAATTCTGTCAGCGGTGAGCCAGCGGTAGTACATCCTGGATATCAAGGGGCTAATGGAAATCAACACTTTCAAAGGAATCAAGAAAATGATGCCATGATTGGCCAGGCAGTTTCCGGTGTAATTGAGGCAGTATTTGATTCTGGATATCTGCTCAGTGTAAGAGTTGGTGATTCTGATACTACTTTGAGGGGATTAGTCTTCAAGCCTGGACGATACGTTCCTATCTCTTCTGAAAATGATGTTGCTCCAGGTGTTCCAATGATCCGAAGAGATGAGGTTCCCATTCCTTCTGGAACTGCTCAGTTTCAGAATCCTCTCCCAAAGGAAAGGAATGAACAGCATGCAAACATTAATAGAAATGAAATTCATGCAATGAATGGGTCACCGTCACTCCCTCTTGTACCTAGACCGGCAACTGGTTCTAGTAATTCGGTTGTCACTTTAGGAAAGAATGTACCTACTGTGGCAGGTCAAACTACTACTCAAATATCCGGACGTAATATAATCCCTGCTTTGCTCCAACCTGCCGATTTTTCAAATGGGTTGCCAGTTTCAACTCCACCGTCTCAAGTTATGGCCCAAGTTTCTGTAGGAAGTGGAGCAAGTGTTAGCAAAGAAATTTCAGCACCTGATGGAAATCAAGCACTTACCTCTCAAACTAGCCAGAACATCTTGTCGAGCAGCATGCAGTGCGAAGCCGTTCCACACCATCAGTCTTCTAATCTGCCAAATGAAGAACTGAAATCAATGAGTGTGCCTAACGCACCCTTTGAGCAGTTGGTCACTGAGGTTGTCAAGAGGATCGAAGCTCCATCAGATGCCATGGATATTGACACTGACAACAGTAAGTCAGATGACAAGACGCAACTGAAGGAACCAAGCTGTagacaagaagaaaaagtcaaTGACATGAATCAACCCGTTTTAATTAAGCCTCTAGAAGATGTACAATCTCATCCTCAGAAAAATTCTGCATCTGCTCCCCAACCTTCTGACTTTACCAAGACTGGCAAAATGACCGAGTTATTGCAG ATGTTGCAGGAGAACAAACCGGAGAATCAGGCATCCAAGCAGCGGAGCTATACCAATTGGATGATGTAA
- the LOC127741881 gene encoding uncharacterized protein LOC127741881 → MMFLNHTPSLNLFFSLFQSKRVRRGLWINLSSYPGRALFSLFKSSFKSFKEMFVKIRSSETEYPFFLDDELGENFPLYWCPEPMQVLDALERFGEDDLILDYLIDVLSSGKLLSIAELLKVETDSDGLSEYIGGRVPSLSSANMRSFLEKKREGTDASASKVLKEDNADVAQSSVHPRGEKRKSPEPEGSLEILSGFDVTAGSRIRSGVRRQIPLHEFVSEGSSESVWSNRFPFSAVSDKVGQNAHDVQLLKDVGKEVVGKYMHVSLFAILFSIILGKFWYL, encoded by the exons ATGATGTTTTTAAATCACACACCCTCGTTGAACCTGTTTTTCTCGCTTTTTCAATCGAAAAGAGTTCGCAGAGGTCTCTGGATAAACTTGAGTAGTTACCCAGGACGcgctttgttttctttatttaaatCTTCTTTCAAAAGTTTTAAGGAAATGTTTGTGAAAATCCGTTCTTCTGAGACTGAGtatcccttttttcttgatgatgaacTGGGAGAAAATTTCCCTCTCTATTGGTGTCCTGAACCCATGCAAGTTCTTGATGCCTTAGAGAGATTTGGGGAGGATGATCTAATTTTGGATTATCTGATTGATGTGCTTTCTTCTGGTAAATTATTGTCCATTGCCGAGCTTCTTAAGGTTGAGACTGATTCTGATGGGTTGAGTGAATATATTG gtGGGAGGGTTCCGAGCTTGTCCTCAGCAAATATGAGATCGTTTTTGGAGAAGAAAAGGGAAGGAACAGATGCTTCTGCGAGTAAGGTTTTGAAGGAAGATAACGCTGATGTCGCTCAGTCAAGTGTACATCCGCGTGGGGAGAAGAGGAAAAGTCCTGAGCCGGAAGGTTCACTCGAGATTCTCTCTGGTTTTGACGTTACTGCCGGCTCCAGGATCAGGAGTGGTGTTAGGAGGCAAATACCATTGCACGAATTTGTGTCTGAGGGGAGTTCAGAATCTGTATGGAGTAATCGGTTTCCATTTTCTGCTGTTTCGGATAAGGTCGGTCAGAATGCTCATGATGTTCAGCTTTTGAAAGATGTTGGCAAAGAGGTTGTTGGGAAGTATATGCATGTTAGtctttttgcaattttgttttccattattCTTGGAAAATTTTGGTATTTATAA